DNA sequence from the Cucurbita pepo subsp. pepo cultivar mu-cu-16 chromosome LG06, ASM280686v2, whole genome shotgun sequence genome:
GGAATTCTGAATCACCTATCCATGCTGATGCCAACACAATGAGGCCAAGATAGATCAACAACAAAGCATTCTGCCAATGCAAAAAGAAGAGTTTTAACAAATATGAACAAATGAAGAGAGTTTTGGAGAATTGGAAGGTGCAATGTACTTCAGCAATACGAGAAGACAGTGTATGGGGATGTCTGGAAAAATGTCCCAAAGAATCGATGATCCGACCAAAcagaacaaagaaaacagGAAGAGCAGCCCCATGAACAAACGCTCCTAAGCTTCCAAACAGCATCAACAAACAATCAATTGCATCAGCAGCAGCAAACAtaccaaaaaaggaaacacTTATCTTCTTGCTTGGtttctcttcttgttcctccATTTTGGGAGGTGGGTCTTGGTCTGATCCCCCATTGGACCCAATCTCCATCTCTCCCAAAAGACTAAGAAACTAATTTTCAGGGCTTTCAAATgtaacgaaaagaaaaaaacctgATTCCAGATATGGAGTTGCTGGTGGTGGAGAGTGTTCATAAATGTAAAGACCATAATCAGTGAGCTAACGAACAATGCGGCGACTCAACTAAGGCAACAACTCCATTCCCAAATTTGTGGTGAATCGGAAAGATAAATTAGATTATGATTGTGACCCGGTTTGGGAGTTTGGAGGAAAAACCAGCTTGTGAATACCATTAAATGGGCATGCCAGTTCTGATCCGCCAAAATATGAACATGTTGGATCATATGGAAGGAGTGAAGCTTTTAACCCATCATAATGGCAGAGGCAGCAAGCGAGCGGGTCAACACAAAATGCTCTTTGTTGGCGCTAAATGTTTGTGTCCTCAACTCTTAAAACTTTCACATGCATAGATTTAGTAGTTTAATTgcaaatttgtaaataaaatttagtatGCTACCGCTTTagtctaattattttaaattttatggcTATTTAATCTAATACTATAAAATAgtattgatatttaattaaataaatagaaattgatatttaattttgataaataattatgattattattattattatttgtaatactTGGTACCTAAATAATCATGCATTTTTGCCACCAAAAAATGCAGCTAATaatgattattgttttgaaaaaggtaaaaaattggtgcaattaaaacaaattgtAAAAATGTGAACTCAAATCCGTCATGTTTGATCAAATTGTCTTGAACATATGAAAAGGGCATTATGGGGATTCGATTACTAAGAAATGAAGCCCACGGCCCAATTATGAAGACAAAATGGGCTTGGATGGCCCAAACATGATTGAAACTCAGCGGCCTGTTGAAGTCGTCATGTCGTAATCATAAATCAATCCGTCAATCCCTCGTAATATTTCCCAATGcaacaaaacaaattatacatttattcaattccattttcttcttttcttctgccCCTCCGTCAGGCCATCATCACGAGACAACACGCGAGGGTTACAGATAAATCACAAAATATAGAAGTACAGGACTCAATGTATGGAATGTCAAAGGTTTGGTTTGGTGggaagttatttatttttatgtagtTTTTGAATAGCCAATCACACAAATATACACCGAAAAGGATTGTTTTAGACAAAAGCAGTAGAGCATTTATTCGCAAAATCACACCCTTTGATTCCCATTCATTTCATAAAGTGTAAAGTTTCAATCCTTCGCCACTAATGGTGAGAATTGGAATATGTTCTTCCAACTCCTAGTGGTCATCAAAACAACATTTtcccaacaaaaaagaaaaagaaaaaaaagtttgcgGAAGAAAGGGGAGCAGGGAGAGTTAGGGTGAGACGGGGTGCAGAGGATAAATGGAAAGGGgcccaaaggaggtggaggAAGGGAGAAGTGGGCCTACAGCACCAGAAGCAGCAGAAGACCAGAGAAAGGGTTAGAAGTAGAAGAGTGGACTTTGTGCTGAATGACGAAACTGAGAGTCagagaagagagggaaaaagacAAAACCAGGCTTTGATTGGGCCCCCAACAATGCCTACAAAACCCCATCATCTTCATTGGTGTTTCATTCCGAGCACTGCCCCTTCCCCCTGCCCACTGCCCACTGCCCTGTCTATATCTAcccattttcattaaattataattaatctATTAATTAAGATTATGTTCAAAACTAAGTGAGTACACCATGCAAATTATATAATtggaaaataagaaatacCTTAATAGATTTATAAGAGGCAGGTGGAAAGCAAGAGCATCCATCCACCCGTCGGTCGCTGTCTAATCTAATGCCTCGTACATGAATAATGATGTAGGGTCCAGATGTGCTCGGAGGTAGCAGTCGCAGAGCCTTGGATGAGACGGCCTCACCTGATCCCTACTCTACTCTCTAGCACGCAGCCTTCTATTCGAAGTAGATGTTTCGGATTTCTTTATTCTTCACCTGTTTCCATTTTACCGCCACCGCCTATTACACAGCTTCCAGTTTTTGCTTAATTTGACGCCATATTCCCCATTTTCCCTCTTCACTGTGTTTCATCGAAGAACAAGAAACGCAGTGGGGATGAGGAAAAAATCGCTCCATCCTGTTCTTTCCCACTTGTTTATCCTCGTTTTACTTCTGTTCTCTGCCAGTTTTTGTTTCGCCAATCGCGATATGGAAGCGctgttgaagatgaagagcGCCATGATCGGACCCGGGAGGTCGGCGCTTGATGATTGGGAGCCGTCGTCGTCCCCGTCTGCTCATTGCGATTTCTCCGGCGTTACGTGTGACGGCGATCACAGAGTTGTTGCGCTTAACGTCTCGAATTTTCGTTTATTCGGCCCGATTCCGCCAGAGATTGGGATGTTGGAGAAGATTGAGAACTTGACCTTAGTGAGTGACAATCTCACCGGAGGACTTCCTCTCGAATTGGCAAAACTCACATCGCTTAAGATTCTGAACCTATCTAACAACGCATTTCATGATAAGTTGCCGGCTGAAATCACGCTTGGAATGACCGAACTCGAGGTTTTTGATGTCTATAACAACAATTTCTCCGGTCCGCTCCCGGTGGAGTTTGTCAAACTGAAGAAGCTTAAGCATCTTGACCTTGGTGGATGTTACTTCACTGCTCAGATTCCTTCTGTTTACTCGGAGATGCAGACGTTGGAGTTCTTAAGCGTGCGGGGAAATGCGCTTACCGGAAGTATTCCAGCGAGTTTGGCGCGGCTGAAGAATCTTAGGTATCTTTACGCCGGATATTTTAACCATTACGACGGCGGGATTCCGGCCGAGTTCGGATCGTTGAGTTCTCTTGAGCTTCTCGATTTAGCAAACTGTAACCTCTCCGGTGAGATTCCTCCGAGTATGGGGAATTTAAAGCACCTGCATAGTCTATTTCTACAAGTTAACAATATAACCGGTCGGATTCCCCCTGAACTTTCCGGTCTGATTAGCCTCAAGTCACTGGACCTCTCACTGAACGAACTCACCGGAGAGATACCGTCGAGTTTCGTGGTACTGCAGAACCTCACGCTGATCAATTTGTTCAACAACAAGCTTCACGGTCCAATCCCTGGTTTCATAGGTGATTTTCCACATCTTGAAGTGCTTCAGTTGTGGAGTAACAACTTCACGCTGGAGCTCCCCGAGAATCTAGGGCGTAACGGAAAACTTTTTCTGCTCGACGTAGCGACAAATCATCTAACTGGACTCATTCCTCCGGATTTATGTAATGGTAGGTTGAAGACTTTGATTCTGTTGGATAATTACTTCTATGGGCCCATCCCTGAGAAATTAGGCCGATGTGATTCACTTACGAAAATAAGAATTGCGGGAAATTTCTTCAACGGAACGGTTCCGGCAGGGTTCTTCAACTTCCCGGCGTTGGAGCTACTTGATATCAGTAATAATTACTTCTCTGGCGCTCTTCCGTCGCAAATGTCTGGCGAGTTTCTTGGAACTCTGCAGCTTAGTAACAACCATATTACCGGGGAAATCCCCGCCGCTATTAAGAATTTAGAAAACTTGCAGGTTGTTTCTCTGGAATATAACCAATTCACTGGGCATTTGCCCGTggaaatatttgaattgaacAAGTTGCTGAGGATTAACATCAGCTTTAACGATATTAGCGGCGAAATTCCGCATTCAGTTGTTCAGTGCTCGTCTTTAACGTCAATCGATCTCAGTGAAAATCATCTCGTCGGCCAAATTCCCAGGGGATTGTCGAAGCTGAAAATCTTGAGCGTCCTCAATTTGTCAAGAAATCAAGTGTCGGGCCAAATTCCTGACGAGATTCGGTCGATGATGAGTCTTACAGTTCTTGATTTGTCATACAATAACTTCTTCGGTAGAATCCCCACAGGCGGTCAGTTTTCGGTATTCAATGGCAGCGCCTTCGCCGGAAACCCTAACCTCTGCTTCCCCAGCCACGGATCTTGCGGATCTCTACACAAGAATTCGAAATCTGTTAAGCTAATCATTTCAATCGTCGCGATATTCACCGTTCTATTATGCGTATTCGTCGCAGTTTATCtcagaaagagaaagaggatTCAGAAATCAAAGGCATGGAAACTCACAGCGTTCCAACGCCTCAATTTTAAAGCGGAGGACGTCCTCGAGTGTTTGAAGGAGGAGAATATCATCGGAAAAGGCGGCGCTGGCGTCGTCTACCGTGGATCAATGCCAGACGGCTCCATCGTAGCTATTAAACTGTTGTTAGGAAGCGGCCGGAACGACCACGGTTTCTCTGCTGAAATTCAGACTCTAGGGCGAATCAAGCACCGGAACATCGTCAGGCTTTTGGGTTACGTGTCGAACAGAGACACGAATCTGCTTCTATACGAGTACATGCCGAATGGGAGCTTGGATCAGAGGCTGCATGGAGTGAAGGGCGGGCATTTGCATTGGGACTTGCGGTACAAGATCGCGATGGAAGCCGCCAAGGGGCTCTGTTACTTGCACCACGATTGTACGCCACTGATCATCCACAGGGACGTGAAGTCCAATAATATACTGCTGGATAAGCTCTTTGAAGCTCATGTCTCTGACTTTGGGCTCGCCAAGTTCTTCCAGAATGGCGGCGCCTCCGAGTGTATGTCCTCCATTGCCGGCTCATACGGCTACATTGCTCCAGGTCTGGTTCATCCTTATCTGtaaaattctaattaaattaagattaatcACTGACGCCCATATAACAGAATACGCGTACACACTGAAAGTGGACGAGAAGAGCGATGTGTACAGTTTCGGTGTGGTGCTGCTGGAGCTGATAGCCGGGAGGAAGCCAGTGGGGGATTTTGGAGAAGGCGTGGACATAGTGAGGTGGGTCCTCAAAACCTCATCAGAACTCTCTCAACCGTCCGATGCTGCCTCAGTATTAGCCGTGGTGGACTCTCGCCTCGCCGAATACCCTCTCCAAGACGTAATCCACCTCTTCAAAATAGCCATGATGTGCGTGGAAGAAGACAGCTCTGCAAGGCCAACCATGAGGGAGGTTGTTCACATGCTCTCAAATCCCCCAAGGTCTGTCCCTGTTCTCATCAACCTCTAATATCAATCAACCCTTGTATGTGTAATTAATTAGTGTAATGAGGTGATTAATGGTGTGCTTTAGTGTTATCTAGATTGTTGATTAGTGGCTGTCaacattaatttttacttCAAATGTTAATATTAATGTCTGGGTTTTGATATCTTGATGTTCATGATGGAGAAAGGTGTAGTTAATAATGTTGCTCTTGATGATGTAATCCTCGCAACTAAAGGTTGGATCCAAGAGTAGGTCAGAAACGGGAGGCTTGATAGTTACTAACTACTACCTCATTAATCTGCCTTTTATTTTGGTCTAATTCCGAAGTTTATTGTTATACCTTCTAATTTTGTCATCAATCGCGTGGGGGCAAGCAGAAGTGTcgaagattagggtttttctttaAGTAGGATgctaattttttgttttgcatTAGACTTTGTTCAAGAGTATAGTtaaaaattactcaaaatcaaaattaggTGTGTTAGGTGTGttgtataatttaacctttaatatatttataatttaaattctaattctaatttggtttgttttttttttcttcattagaTCAGCCATGTTAATATGAGCTCAACTTGATAGGAACATCAGCAACTTGTGAATAAATAGTTCAAAATTATCTTAAGATGATGCAATTCACcccacatttaaaaaaaaaattaatgttcttTTGTTCTTACAAGGGAGACAACAAAATAAGGGTTTTGCTTGTTATTGGACTTGACTAAACATTTCATGATACTGAGGTGACCACAGCCATACAACACCAGTGTGAAAGCATTCACGGGTATAGTTAAAGGCAGGATGAAGTAACCCagggaggaagaaaaaggatataaattcaactaaaaataaacttctaattaatttaagtttattttataattattggtcTAAAAGTCCAGCTTTCCCAACATACATACTGcattatttattacaaaaaaaagaaaggagttTTTGGGAAAATAGaagacatttttaattttggtgagAATTTGGATTTCCTTCcaaattaagaattaatttaaaactgCCTACAAAAAGGCATTCCATTCCGTATGCCAGAAAGTGACAGTTTCTGGATTTGTTCGGGCTCATCCGGACCATTTCGGTTCATTTATGGATCCCAATTTGAACCGGAACTACATGTCGCAAAAGACTCGCACGAGTCCCACGTGCCGCCATCCCATCGCTTAGGAAGACcaaaattatgaaagaaaaaagaaaatgtagaaATCACGATTCGAGgcaaaggagagagaagagcAACGCTTTCgtttattctctctctctctctctctctctctctctctctctctctctctctatctctctctatctctctcgcTCGATGTGGGGGAAGGTTTCACAGACGACAAAACGAGGGTTTTGTGAAAAcggaaaagagaaagaaagaaagaaagggaagttctagagagagaaattccTCATTCATCAACCAGAGAGAGAATTTCGGAGAAGGACGAGTGTTTGGAGCTTCTGTTTCTGGTCGAATCTGAAGCTAGGGTTTACCGCTCTGTTGTCAAGGCAAGACACTCATACTGTTGCCTCCTTGCATTTTTATTTGCTCATTCTTaattcctttttcattttatatcaTACTACATGTCTGCGCATTGATTTTCACAATCACCCATTGAAATTTgcatttcattttcctccatGCCGGTTCTTCGTTTAAAGGCCGTAAAGCAGGGCGACCTCGTTTgataatttccattttctctgTGTTCTAACCTATCATCTGATTCGGAGATACTTCCGTAGGTGGTGCTTGTTTTTATATCTCCTTTGGCTTTTTCTGGGGATACGGACGAGCTGCTTACTTGGCTCTGGCTGTTATTAAGAATTATTGTCGTCTTAACCATTGGGTTATATTTGTAGCTGGATGATCTTGCAATTTCAATAGCTAAAACCATGATTTAGCGAATATCGATTATTATTTTCCCTCCTTAGCGGGTCTTTTAAAGTAGCTTCTGCCCTTGGTTGTAGCACTGGGAACTGCTCTAAATTTGTAGGTAATCGGCTGTTGGACTCACCATAACAGTGGTGGGCTGTTTTCCAATCGTTATTCAATGGCACATCGTgtttaatttttccttttggaaaGTTGAACATGGACGAAGTTCTTGCTCGTCATCATCCATATTTTGGTGAATATGTTGAAAATTCCTACAATAGTCAAATAGGCTTTCTCACCGTTACTCTTATAATCGAAGTCCATTAGCCAATGTGTTTTCAGAGTGATATAGATCAAATATTGTCCTGTTGTAGTTTCTGCGTACATCTCTCAGGGTCTCTAATCGATATGGACGTTGCCTGTTTGATTATGCCATACTTGTTATTTGCTGAATGCTCTGGAAGTTCTAACATCAAGGGTTTTTTGGTGCAAGTTCAATTAAAGACACTATTTATGTTTAATTCTTACAGTTGATCTATATGTTTATTTcttgattaattttaaactataacTGATTAGCATAGCTACAGGATTGAGATgcgattatttttatttagatttttggctATGGATGTTCAGTTTTGTTATGTTACCAAATTTCATGTCAAGTCTTCTGTGAACTGCCTGCCtgtgtatatattttttggtaTGATTGATGATTATATCTGCCATGCTCTTTTTGAGCTTACTTATGTTTGCCATACATGGCTTCAAACACTTTTCTCAGTGTACTTTATCTCAGGTGtaaacataacatattttaACTTATTGGGTTGGTTT
Encoded proteins:
- the LOC111796906 gene encoding receptor protein kinase CLAVATA1-like, with translation MRKKSLHPVLSHLFILVLLLFSASFCFANRDMEALLKMKSAMIGPGRSALDDWEPSSSPSAHCDFSGVTCDGDHRVVALNVSNFRLFGPIPPEIGMLEKIENLTLVSDNLTGGLPLELAKLTSLKILNLSNNAFHDKLPAEITLGMTELEVFDVYNNNFSGPLPVEFVKLKKLKHLDLGGCYFTAQIPSVYSEMQTLEFLSVRGNALTGSIPASLARLKNLRYLYAGYFNHYDGGIPAEFGSLSSLELLDLANCNLSGEIPPSMGNLKHLHSLFLQVNNITGRIPPELSGLISLKSLDLSLNELTGEIPSSFVVLQNLTLINLFNNKLHGPIPGFIGDFPHLEVLQLWSNNFTLELPENLGRNGKLFLLDVATNHLTGLIPPDLCNGRLKTLILLDNYFYGPIPEKLGRCDSLTKIRIAGNFFNGTVPAGFFNFPALELLDISNNYFSGALPSQMSGEFLGTLQLSNNHITGEIPAAIKNLENLQVVSLEYNQFTGHLPVEIFELNKLLRINISFNDISGEIPHSVVQCSSLTSIDLSENHLVGQIPRGLSKLKILSVLNLSRNQVSGQIPDEIRSMMSLTVLDLSYNNFFGRIPTGGQFSVFNGSAFAGNPNLCFPSHGSCGSLHKNSKSVKLIISIVAIFTVLLCVFVAVYLRKRKRIQKSKAWKLTAFQRLNFKAEDVLECLKEENIIGKGGAGVVYRGSMPDGSIVAIKLLLGSGRNDHGFSAEIQTLGRIKHRNIVRLLGYVSNRDTNLLLYEYMPNGSLDQRLHGVKGGHLHWDLRYKIAMEAAKGLCYLHHDCTPLIIHRDVKSNNILLDKLFEAHVSDFGLAKFFQNGGASECMSSIAGSYGYIAPEYAYTLKVDEKSDVYSFGVVLLELIAGRKPVGDFGEGVDIVRWVLKTSSELSQPSDAASVLAVVDSRLAEYPLQDVIHLFKIAMMCVEEDSSARPTMREVVHMLSNPPRSVPVLINL